Below is a window of Mucilaginibacter sp. PAMC 26640 DNA.
GATTCCTATAGTAGCATCGATATTAGAAGTAATTTGCCGTAGTACCGGGATGGGTTTTTCTGCTATTGCAAGGGTTACCGAAGATAAGTGGATTGCCTGCGCTGTTCGCGACGAGATAAATTTTGGCCTTGTGGCAGGTGGAGAGTTAAAATTAGAGACAACCATCTGTAATGAAATAAGGCAAACCGGTCAGCCTGTTATAATTGACCACGTGGCGCTCGACGAAGCATTTAAAGATCACCATACGCCCGCCATGTACGGGTTTCAAAGTTATATCTCGATACCTATCAGACTCAGAAACGGAGAGTTTTTTGGAACGCTTTGCGCAATAGACCCACGTCCGGCGATTTTAACAACTCCCCAGGTTACCGGGATGTTCAAGATTTTTGCCGAATTGATCTCGTTTCATTTAAACGCCACAGATGAACTTAACCTGTCTGAATTTCGCTTAATTGAAGAACATCGGCGGCTAACCGCTAATCAACAAGTTAACAGCGAGCTGGAGGCGGCCAATCAGGAACTAAGCGCTATCCAGGGCCACCTGGAAGATGTAATTCATAAACTGACCAGCAGTGAGGAACGGTTAAAACAGGCGATAGATACCGGGCGGATGGGCACCTGGAACTTTGACCTGCTGACACGTAAAATCACTTTATCACCATTTATAAAGCACATGTTCGGCTTCCCTGCAGATGATGATGTAGAGACTGAAAGAATCACAAAAGCTATAGATCCGAATTACCATCAACTATTAAAAGACGCACTTGAAAATGCAGTGGCGAAAGGCGAAAGCAGCGATACCGAATTCCCGATAACTAACCAGCTAAGCGGAGAGATAAAATGGGTGCGTACAACAGGTAAAACATTTGCAGACACTAACGGAAAAGTTACCGAATATTCGGGTTTGTTTATGGATATAACCGAACGTAAATTAGATGATCTGAGAAAAAATGATTTCATAGGGATGGTAAGCCACGAGCTAAAAACACCGCTTACCACATTGAGTGCTTATGTGCAAATGCTGCAGAGCAAAGCCCAAAACAATGGAGACGATTTTACAATTGGCGCTTTAGGGAAAGTAAGTAATCAGGTCAGGAAAATGAGTACAATGATCAACGGCTTTCTCAACGTTTCGCGGTTAGAATCCGGCAAGATCATCCTCAATCAACAAGAGTTTTTATTGGATGAGCTGCTATTGGATATGATCCAGGAAGCCAAGCTTACCGTTACAAGCCATCAAATTGCACTTGTGCCATGCAGTTCGGTTATCATAAGGGCTGATCAGGATAAAATAGGCAGTGTGATCAGTAACTTTCTAAGCAACGCCATTAAATACTCTCCCCGTGGCGTACTGATAGAAGTTGCCTGTAAAGTTATAGATAAGCAGGTTGTAGTAAGCGTGCGCGATGAAGGCATGGGTATAAAACCGCAGCACCTGGATAAATTGTTTGATAGATTTTACCGGGTGGAAACCAAACACACGCAGCACATCAGTGGCTTTGGCATAGGACTATACCTAAGTGCAGAAATTGTGCGGCGCCACAACGGAAGAATTTGGGTGGAGAGCGAGGTTGGTGTAGGATCTACTTTTTATTTTAGCCTGCCTATAGCATAGCCGACTAATTATTGCCCTGCTCCTGCTTTACTAATTGTGGTTCAAATGGCCATTCCTTGTTCATCTTGGCTTTTACAAAGTATACGATGATACCGGTAAGGATAGCCGTTAAGCCTCCCAGAACCATATGCAGCCCTGTTGAGATCAGGATGCCAAACCAGATGATGATAGCGAGATAAACCGGTAATGGAAATAATGGCATTTTGTACGGGAACAGGGTGGTTTTCCTTGCTTTCCGCAACAATAACAGGCCAACTGCCTGTGCTATGAACTGTACCAGGATCCGCATGGCCAATATAGCACTGATGACATCCCCAAGCTTAAAAAGCAAACTGAATACAAAGGCTATTCCTCCTAAAAATAATAATGAAATATAAGGAAAGTTACCCGTGGGGTGAAGTTTTGCAAAGATCTTAAAAAAAGCACCATCAACCGCAGCAGCATACGGAATGCGGCTATAACCAAGTGTTGCTGAAAACACTGAAGAAAATGCCACCAAAAGCACCAAACAAGTCACCACTTTAGCCGCAGTGTCACCCGCTAATTGCTGCATAAATTCACTGATCACAAATTTGCTGTCCTTGGCATGGTGCCATGGTATTACACTTACTACACTTACATTCATTAACATATACAATACAGCGATGCCGGCGATAGACAAAAACATACTCCGGGGTATGTTACGCGACGGGTTAATGATCTCGCCGCCCAAATGGCAAACATTATAATAACCTAAATAACTGTAAACACTCTTAACGCTGGCAAAACCAATTGCGGTGATAAATGCATAATTAATGGTGAGGCCGTTATTAACCTCACGCATGGGTTGTAAAAAATTACCGTGAAAAATGCCCCCGCCGATGATCCAAACCATGGTAGCCAGCACCCCTACCCAAAGCACTATGCTTATTTTACCTATAGATTCTATCTTTCGGTACAATAATGCAACAATGGCGATGACAACAGCGCCGCTCAGCATTTTGCTTTCGATAACGGATAAAGGCACTAAATATGAAAAATAATAGGCGAAGCCTATGGCTGCCGAAGCGATTACCAGGGGCGCCTGGATCATGGTTTGCCAGACAAAAAGAAAACTCATAAGCCGGCCGAGCTTTGTTTTGCCGTAGGTTTCTTTCAGAAAGTTATAAGACCCTCCCGCCATCGGAAACGCCGCCCCAAGTTCACTCCAAACCATCGCATCGATAAAAGATAGTATCGCGCCTGCCAGCCAGGCATATAAAAACCATGGGCCGTTCATCATCCCAATAACCATTGGTAAAGTAATGAACGGGCCTATGCCCACCATATCCGTCATGTTGATGGCTGTTGCCTGTGCCAGGCCCAGGCGGCGCGCGAGTGAATTTTCAGCCATTTGTGTGTACGTGCAAAATTAATTTTATTACTTCAGGGCAGAAATTTATTGGGTCAGCGATTTGTAATTAGTGCCCTATACCGTGTTGTGGTATCATATAGTATAAAATAAATATAAATTAACGCTTTCGTTCCAAAAAAACCGTCCATGTAACATTGTCTATTTCTGCTGAACAACAAGGGGTTATCGTATAAGCGATAGGTTTAACAATTGATGCTTTCTGGAATTGTGTAAGTAAATAGCGTTTTATTAGCATTATTTTGAATCTGGCTGTTACATATCGGTTATAACTTCCGTATTGCAAATGAAAAACAGCCGGTTTTTCTATTTGTTAAGTGGTAGTCAAACGCAATTGGCCAATTGCTTCAACCTGGATTAAGTGAGTGAATATGAAATACTGGTTGATCGGCTGTTTTTTATTTGAGTTCTTCCCTGTCAATCCACCCTTATAATATGCAGTTTACCATGTTACCGGCCTTCGGAAAGCGAATGATTGGCGTTATGAAATTTGCGCGTGCTTGTTATCAAGATACCGGGCATTAGTGCCGATAGCCTATTGCTTTTATGTTAGGCAGATTAATCTTCGCAATAACCTCTTTGCAGCGTTTTATTTTTTATTGCTGATATTGGCATCGAACATCTCACCTATTCCTCTGTTTCGATACCATGAAGATTTACCAGCAAACTTTAGATCTGCGCCAACGCCGGCGTGGCTTTCACATCATCACCTCCGAAGTAACAGCTGCCCTGCCGCAGCTATCCGAGATAAAAACCGGGATTTGCCAGGTGTTTATTCAGCACACCTCCGCCTCGCTCAGCATTAATGAAAATGCGGACCCCACCGTGCGACTGGATTTTGAAATGTATTTTAATAAAGCGGTTCCGGAGAACGATCCTGATTATCGCCACGATGACGAAGGATCTGACGATATGCCGGCACACCTAAAAGCGGCTATGCTGGGCTGCTCGGTTACCATCCCGATCCGCAACGGCAGGTTAGCTTTGGGTACCTGGCAGGGCATCTATCTCTGCGAACACCGTAACTATGGCGGACAGCGCAGTTTGGTCATCACCGCCTGGGGCGAATGACGACCAAGCTCCTTTCTGCAATTAGCGGCTCTGAACTATTGCCTGTTCTTCGTGCTTCTTAATTTTTATAAATATCAGCTTGCTGGTTGGTGTATTGCTTTTTAAGGCAACGCTGTTAATCGGTATCAGCACGTTTGCTTCGGGATAGTAAGTAGCCGTGTTTCTTTCAGGAATATCGTAAGGTACTACTACAAACAACCGCGCCACCCTTTCTATAGCGTCGAAATAATTATAAAGATCAACTTTGTCTCCCTGCATTAACCCAGCTTTGCTAATGTCCGCGGGGTTCATGAAAATCACCCGGCGCTCGTTATGGATGCCACGGTAGCGGTCTTCCAACCCATAGATAGTCGTATTAAACTGATCATGGCTGCGAATACTGGTCATCATAAACTCATCGTTCGCCATCGCATGGTTGGGGATCTGTGTTATGGTAAACGGTGCCTTATCTTTAAATAAGTCAGTTTCAAATATACCCTCACGAGGCCCGTTTGGTAAATAGAAACCACCCGGTAAACGCACCCGCTGGTTGTAGTTTTCAAATCCGGGAACTACCTGGCCTACCACATCACGAATTGCATCGTAGCTGTTGGCATACTTATCCCAATTGATAACGCTGCGTTTGCCAAGCGTTGCTTTGGCCAGTTCGCAAATAATCTGTGTTTCGTTCAGCAGATCATCTGATACCGGATCCAGAATCCCCTTTGACATTTGAACCACGCCCATCGAGTTTTCGCCACTGATAAATTGTACTTCGCCGTTAATCACATCTTTATCGCTCCGGGCAAGTGTTGGCAAAATAATAGCCTCTTCTCCGTGAACTAAATGACTGCGGTTGAGCTTGGTAGATACATGTACAGAAAGCTTTAGTTTGCGCATTGCCTCAGCAGTATACCCGGTATCCGGACTGGCAGAAAGGAAGTTGCCGCCCATTGCAAAAAATACCTTTAGTTTTTCTTCATGAATTGCTTTGATGGAATCTACCACATCATACCCGTGTTCCCTTGGCGGTTCGAACCCAAAAACTTCTTTCAACTTATCCAGCTGCTCTTGTTTAGGCTTGTCAAATATCAGCATGGTACGGTTACCCTGCACATTACTATGTCCGCGTACGGGGCACAGACCAGCTCCCGCCTTGCCAATGCTGCCTTTCAGCAGCGTTAGATTCAAAATCTCTTTGATGACATCTACGCCATTTTTTTGCTGCGTAATACCCATGGCCCAGCAGATGATAATGCGACTCTTGTGGCGGAGTAATTGGGCAGCTTCCACGGCTTTATCTACCTGTACCCCCGCAGCCGCACACAATGCTGCAACATCAAAATGCTTCACCCGCTCTATAAATTCGTCATAGCCCGTAGTGCTTTTATCGATAAAAGCACGGTCAAATACCTGGCCGGGCTCCTGTTGCTCAAAATCGTACAACAGCTTTTCTATTGCTTTTAGTATGGCCATGTCGCCATTGATCTTCACTTGCAAGTACACGTCGGCGAGTTGGGTTTTGATACCCATGATGCCTTTGGCCGACTGTGGATTTTTGAAACCCATTAAACCTGCTTCATGCAGCGGGTTGATTGCAATGATCTTTGCACCGTTCTTTTTACCTTTCTCTAATGCCGTAAGCATCCGGGGGTGATTTGTGCCCGGGTTTTGCCCCATAATGATAATCACATCGGTGTCGTAAAAATCATTTAAGGTTACGGTTCCCTTCCCGATCCCTATCGACTCTGCAAGCGCCACACTGGTAGATTCATGGCACATGTTGGAGCAATCGGGCATGTTGTTGGTACCGTACTCCCGTACAAACAGCTGGTAAATGAAGGAAGCCTCATTGCTGGTACGGCCCGAAGTATAAAAGGTGGCCTCATCAGGTGACGCTAAACCATTTAAATGCGTGGCAATTTTTTTAAATGCATCAGGCCAGCTAATGGGTTGGTAATGCGTAGCTCCTTTAGGCAAATACATTGGCTGGGAAATCCGCCCTTTTTTACCAATGTCCATATCATCCAGCCGGGAGAGGTCTGCAACAGAATTATTGGCAAAAAATTCCGCGCCAATTCTTTTGGTGGTTGCTTCTTCGGCAAGTGCCTTTGCGCCATTCTCGCAATATTCGGCAATTGGCGAACGGTCATCATCCGGATCTGGCCAGGCGCAGCTGGAGCAATCGAAACCGCCTTTTTGATTCATTTTAAATAAAGCGCCCGGCCCGCGGATAGCGCCTGTTTCCTCCAGTATATCCGCAAAAGCCGCTGTCACAGCGGGTATTCCCGCTGCCCAAGTTTCGGGCTTGGTTACTTTTAAATGGCGCAATTGTTCCGGATTTTCTGCAGCCGGCTTTTCCTTTTCTTTCTCACTCATGATCTTTTAAAGCTAAAGGATTTGGGTAATTATCGCTCTGGTCTTCTTCTACGTTGTCGAGACAGGTAAAATCTTTTTCTATCAATAAATGTAAACTACGGTCTTCGCCGGATATGCCTACCTTATCGGTCCCGGTCCACTCGTCAGCCATTTGCTCCGGCACCAGTAAATTGATGATGTTATTTTTGAATGTTGCCGATAATCGGGCTTCGGCTGTCCGCTGTAAAACGTAGATCAATTGATCATCGCCTATCTGCACTTTTTCCTTTATCACGCCTTCTCTTTGGAACAGCGCAACCTCACTGCGGGTGAGCCGATAACGTAAAGCGCCGCTTCTAATACGAATTTTCATGTAATGCTAGTAAAATGCGCTCAGGCGCAGTGTAAATATTAAACCGCTGTCCGCGTAAAAAACCGACCAGCGTTATGTTAAATTCTTCTGCCAGCTGAACGGCCAGACTGGATGGTGCCCCTACAGCTGCAATAATGTTGATACCTGCCATAGCTGCTTTTTGAACCAGCTCAAAACTGGCGCGTCCACTCAGCAGCAATACCGACTTGTTTAATGGCATAGTGAATTGCTTCATCGCAGCCCCTATCAGCTTATCCAGCGCATTGTGCCTGCCAACATCCTCCTTAACCAATTGCAACTCGCCTTGGGCATTAAACAACGCGCAAGCGTGTAAACCACCGGTGTCAGCGAATACCTTTTGATGAGTTCGCAGTT
It encodes the following:
- a CDS encoding amino acid permease, which translates into the protein MAENSLARRLGLAQATAINMTDMVGIGPFITLPMVIGMMNGPWFLYAWLAGAILSFIDAMVWSELGAAFPMAGGSYNFLKETYGKTKLGRLMSFLFVWQTMIQAPLVIASAAIGFAYYFSYLVPLSVIESKMLSGAVVIAIVALLYRKIESIGKISIVLWVGVLATMVWIIGGGIFHGNFLQPMREVNNGLTINYAFITAIGFASVKSVYSYLGYYNVCHLGGEIINPSRNIPRSMFLSIAGIAVLYMLMNVSVVSVIPWHHAKDSKFVISEFMQQLAGDTAAKVVTCLVLLVAFSSVFSATLGYSRIPYAAAVDGAFFKIFAKLHPTGNFPYISLLFLGGIAFVFSLLFKLGDVISAILAMRILVQFIAQAVGLLLLRKARKTTLFPYKMPLFPLPVYLAIIIWFGILISTGLHMVLGGLTAILTGIIVYFVKAKMNKEWPFEPQLVKQEQGNN
- a CDS encoding secondary thiamine-phosphate synthase, yielding MKIYQQTLDLRQRRRGFHIITSEVTAALPQLSEIKTGICQVFIQHTSASLSINENADPTVRLDFEMYFNKAVPENDPDYRHDDEGSDDMPAHLKAAMLGCSVTIPIRNGRLALGTWQGIYLCEHRNYGGQRSLVITAWGE